A region from the Streptomyces tsukubensis genome encodes:
- a CDS encoding GtrA family protein: MTGEKTTIRGQLVRFALVGAVNTGTYYGLYLLLLNVLPYVAAHILAFVLSMVGSFFLTTYFTYRTRPTWRKFFLFPLSNLTNFTVTTSGVYLLVDVLEFDDRYAPLIAAAAAIPATFVVSRMIMLRPEPGGRGEQEPSEPVGSSERR; encoded by the coding sequence GTGACCGGCGAGAAGACGACGATCCGCGGCCAGCTGGTCCGCTTCGCCCTCGTGGGTGCGGTCAACACGGGCACCTACTACGGCCTGTACCTGCTGCTGCTGAACGTGCTGCCGTACGTCGCCGCGCACATCCTGGCCTTTGTGCTCAGCATGGTCGGCTCCTTCTTCCTCACCACGTACTTCACCTACCGGACCCGGCCGACGTGGCGGAAGTTCTTCCTCTTCCCGCTCTCCAACCTCACCAACTTCACGGTCACCACCAGCGGCGTCTATCTGCTGGTGGACGTGCTGGAATTCGACGACCGGTACGCACCGCTGATCGCGGCCGCCGCGGCGATCCCCGCGACCTTCGTGGTCTCCCGCATGATCATGCTCCGCCCGGAGCCGGGCGGGCGCGGCGAGCAGGAGCCGTCCGAGCCGGTGGGCTCCTCCGAGCGCCGCTGA
- a CDS encoding serine/threonine-protein kinase, with protein sequence MNGRVIADRYELSTVIGQGGMGQVWTAYDDRLDRRVAVKLLRPDRMSQGTGADEMRRRFVRECRVTAQVTHPGLVTVHDAGSDGDDLYLVMQYVEGADLADHFAEHEPYPWQWTVSVAAQLCAVLAAVHAVPIVHRDLKPRNVMVKPDGTVTVLDLGVASVIDTDTTRLTHTGSPIGSPAYMAPEQAMGGAVGPYTDLYALGVLMHELLSGNVPFAGSTALGVLHRHLYEPPLPVRRVRPEIPEPLEQLVLRLLAKDPQHRPSGAQEVYAALAPLLPRHGNPGGPLDPTRPFLRPHAPWPDRAGAAVTPPPPPRPPEAAPHGGRGPDVAAAVDEVKKALGEGSITRAVDILGGILPAAAAEHGEHSPVVRILRKQYATTLMDDGQYRRALPELRRLADDRAAEAGPADPQTLQFRHDAAQCLEQLGEAAAAIAEYRAVLPYYEHAGDTGRAFDVRQRIGNLLLAVGDHAGARHELQALLYDTERVHGPYHQLPVELRRALERQRQFNR encoded by the coding sequence GTGAACGGACGTGTCATCGCGGACCGGTACGAACTCTCCACCGTCATCGGCCAGGGCGGTATGGGCCAGGTCTGGACCGCCTACGACGACCGCCTCGACCGCCGGGTCGCCGTCAAACTCCTCCGCCCCGACCGCATGTCCCAGGGCACCGGCGCCGACGAGATGCGCCGCCGCTTCGTCCGCGAATGCCGCGTCACCGCCCAGGTCACCCACCCCGGTCTGGTCACCGTCCACGACGCCGGCAGCGACGGCGACGATCTGTACCTGGTGATGCAGTACGTCGAGGGCGCCGACCTCGCCGACCACTTCGCCGAACACGAGCCGTACCCCTGGCAGTGGACCGTCAGCGTCGCCGCCCAGCTCTGCGCGGTGCTCGCCGCCGTCCACGCCGTCCCGATCGTCCACCGCGACCTCAAACCGCGGAACGTGATGGTCAAACCCGACGGTACGGTCACCGTCCTCGACCTCGGTGTCGCCTCCGTCATCGACACCGACACCACCCGCCTCACCCACACCGGATCCCCCATCGGCAGCCCCGCCTACATGGCCCCGGAACAGGCCATGGGCGGCGCCGTCGGCCCGTACACCGATCTCTACGCCCTCGGTGTGCTGATGCACGAACTCCTCAGCGGAAACGTCCCCTTCGCGGGCTCCACCGCGCTCGGCGTGCTCCACCGCCATCTCTACGAGCCCCCGCTGCCGGTCCGGCGGGTCCGCCCCGAGATCCCCGAACCCCTGGAACAGCTCGTCCTGCGGCTGCTCGCCAAGGACCCCCAGCACCGGCCCTCCGGAGCGCAGGAGGTGTACGCGGCGCTGGCACCGCTGCTGCCCCGGCACGGCAACCCCGGCGGACCCCTCGACCCCACCCGCCCCTTCCTGCGCCCGCACGCCCCCTGGCCCGACCGCGCCGGGGCCGCCGTCACCCCGCCGCCCCCGCCCCGGCCCCCCGAGGCCGCACCGCACGGCGGCCGCGGACCCGATGTGGCCGCCGCCGTCGACGAGGTGAAGAAGGCCCTCGGGGAGGGCAGCATCACCCGCGCCGTGGACATCCTCGGCGGCATCCTCCCGGCCGCCGCCGCCGAACACGGCGAGCACTCCCCGGTCGTCCGCATCCTGCGCAAGCAGTACGCGACCACCCTGATGGACGACGGCCAGTACCGCCGCGCCCTGCCCGAACTGCGGCGGCTCGCGGACGACCGGGCCGCCGAGGCCGGGCCCGCCGACCCCCAGACCCTCCAGTTCCGCCACGACGCCGCCCAGTGCCTGGAACAGCTCGGAGAGGCCGCCGCGGCCATCGCCGAGTACCGCGCGGTCCTCCCCTATTACGAGCACGCCGGGGACACCGGCCGCGCCTTCGACGTCCGGCAGCGCATCGGGAACCTGCTGCTCGCCGTCGGTGACCACGCCGGGGCCCGGCACGAGCTGCAGGCCCTGCTGTACGACACCGAGCGCGTCCACGGGCCGTACCACCAGCTCCCCGTCGAACTGCGCCGGGCCCTCGAACGCCAGCGCCAGTTCAACCGCTGA
- a CDS encoding N-6 DNA methylase — protein sequence MPESASEVTAAGIARLAGVGRAAVSNWRRRHPDFPKPVGGTETSPSFALSDVERWLRDQGKLAEVPLRERVWQQLADHPATAAADLTGAGVVLLLVRDRPALWRELITGDDRRMAELLPTAVEQLLAQRFGDDRLEALAPALRGGRTPAPAAMPFLRSVGELAAELGPRQTYEFLLGRFLDANIRQYTPTPPGPAALMAALAVPPDTARGATVLDPAAGTGTLLRAVEHPAALLAQDSDPALTALTALRLALHSEPPVTVAARAGDTLRADAFPDTHADAVLCHPPFNERNWGHDELGYDPRWEYGFPARTESELAWVQHALARLRPGGTAVLLMPPAAASRRSGRRIRAGLLRRGALRAVIALPAGAAPPYGIPLHLWVLRRPEPGRLPPAALLVVDTVEIGGTGGGRDRVDWQAVHNTVLDIWQPFDENGSADGSADRAGISRAVPVIELLDDDVDLAPARHVPPAATGGDAGELERVRERLTDTLRLTGELTPSPAAPTHPAPWPSTTVGELARAGALTIRAGTGSALPGGGHHGRTPQGARDTVLTEHDVIAGTPPTGVLPDTPDDEPVRTRAGDVVIPVLGGASVVRVVDETTAGAVLGRNLQLLRPAPEALDPWFLAGFLRGTANTRQASSYASTATRLDVRRLQLPRVPLPDQRRYGDRFRALAAFEDALRLAGRLGEQLVQGLYDGLTDGTVEPERGQ from the coding sequence GTGCCCGAGAGCGCAAGCGAAGTCACCGCGGCCGGAATCGCCCGGCTCGCGGGGGTGGGGCGGGCCGCCGTCAGCAACTGGCGCCGCCGCCATCCCGATTTCCCCAAGCCCGTGGGCGGCACCGAGACCAGCCCCTCCTTCGCGCTCTCCGACGTCGAACGCTGGCTGCGCGACCAGGGCAAACTGGCCGAAGTCCCGCTCCGTGAACGGGTCTGGCAACAACTGGCCGACCACCCCGCGACCGCCGCCGCCGATCTCACCGGCGCCGGTGTCGTCCTCCTCCTGGTCCGCGACCGGCCCGCCCTCTGGCGTGAACTGATCACCGGAGACGACCGGCGGATGGCCGAACTGCTGCCCACCGCCGTCGAACAGCTCCTGGCCCAGCGCTTCGGCGACGACCGGCTCGAAGCGCTCGCCCCGGCCCTGCGCGGCGGCCGGACCCCGGCCCCCGCCGCCATGCCCTTCCTGCGCTCCGTCGGTGAACTCGCCGCCGAACTGGGACCGCGCCAGACGTACGAGTTCCTCCTCGGCCGCTTCCTCGACGCCAACATCCGCCAGTACACACCGACCCCGCCCGGGCCCGCCGCCCTGATGGCAGCCCTCGCCGTACCCCCGGACACCGCCCGCGGCGCCACCGTGCTCGACCCCGCCGCCGGGACCGGCACCCTGCTGCGCGCCGTGGAACACCCCGCGGCCCTGCTCGCCCAGGACAGCGACCCCGCGCTTACCGCCCTCACCGCACTCCGGCTGGCCCTCCACAGCGAACCCCCGGTGACCGTCGCCGCGCGCGCCGGGGACACCCTGCGCGCCGACGCCTTCCCCGACACCCACGCCGACGCCGTGCTCTGCCATCCGCCGTTCAACGAGCGGAACTGGGGCCACGACGAGCTGGGGTACGACCCCCGCTGGGAGTACGGCTTCCCGGCCCGTACCGAATCCGAACTGGCCTGGGTCCAGCACGCCCTCGCCCGCCTCCGGCCCGGCGGCACCGCCGTCCTGCTGATGCCGCCCGCCGCCGCCTCCCGCCGCTCAGGCCGCCGGATCCGCGCCGGACTGCTGCGCCGGGGCGCCCTGCGGGCCGTCATCGCCCTGCCCGCGGGCGCCGCCCCGCCGTACGGCATCCCGCTCCACCTCTGGGTGCTCCGCAGGCCCGAACCCGGCCGGCTGCCCCCCGCCGCACTCCTCGTCGTCGACACCGTCGAGATCGGCGGCACCGGCGGCGGCCGCGACCGCGTCGACTGGCAGGCCGTGCACAACACCGTCCTCGACATCTGGCAGCCCTTCGACGAGAACGGCAGCGCCGACGGAAGCGCCGACCGGGCCGGGATCAGCCGCGCCGTCCCCGTCATCGAACTCCTCGACGACGACGTCGACCTGGCCCCCGCCCGCCATGTGCCGCCCGCCGCCACCGGCGGCGACGCCGGTGAGCTGGAGCGCGTACGGGAACGCCTCACCGACACCCTGCGCCTCACCGGCGAGCTGACGCCCTCACCCGCCGCCCCCACCCACCCGGCGCCCTGGCCCTCCACCACCGTCGGCGAACTCGCCCGCGCGGGCGCCCTCACCATCCGCGCCGGAACCGGCTCCGCCCTGCCCGGCGGCGGCCACCACGGCCGCACCCCGCAGGGTGCCCGGGACACCGTCCTCACCGAACACGACGTCATCGCGGGCACCCCGCCGACCGGCGTCCTGCCCGACACCCCCGACGACGAGCCCGTCCGCACCCGCGCCGGAGACGTCGTCATCCCCGTACTCGGCGGCGCCTCCGTCGTCCGCGTCGTCGACGAGACCACCGCCGGGGCCGTACTCGGCCGCAACCTCCAGCTCCTGCGCCCCGCACCGGAAGCCCTCGACCCCTGGTTCCTCGCCGGATTCCTGCGCGGCACCGCCAACACCCGGCAGGCCAGCAGCTACGCATCGACCGCGACCCGGCTCGACGTACGCAGGCTGCAACTGCCCCGGGTCCCCCTCCCCGACCAGCGCCGCTACGGCGACCGGTTCCGCGCCCTGGCCGCCTTCGAGGACGCCCTGCGGCTCGCCGGACGGCTCGGGGAGCAGCTCGTCCAGGGCCTGTACGACGGACTCACCGACGGCACGGTCGAACCGGAACGCGGGCAGTAA
- a CDS encoding HNH endonuclease family protein yields MENSRKTPITYAIALLGAAVLLTGCESDTSPDAEGARGSGPGAVGPLANPDGTRPGLAPVADGDRAAARKLIGSLATKGRGPGTGYEREKFGRAWSDTADGVPLARNGCDTRNDLLRRDGRELRFRDGSDCVVVAMTLADPYTGKDIVWKKAKAAEVQIDHVVPLAYGWRMGAARWPADKRERFANDALNLLPVDGRANQAKRDSGPASWLPPNKGVRCAYAVRFAQVAKEYALPVTAPDRNMMLKQCGS; encoded by the coding sequence GTGGAGAACAGTCGCAAGACCCCCATAACGTATGCGATCGCCCTGCTCGGCGCGGCCGTGCTGCTCACCGGATGCGAGAGCGATACGTCGCCGGATGCGGAGGGGGCGCGCGGGAGCGGACCCGGCGCGGTCGGGCCGCTCGCCAATCCCGACGGTACGCGCCCCGGGCTCGCGCCCGTCGCGGACGGGGACCGGGCCGCGGCCCGGAAGCTGATCGGGTCGCTGGCCACCAAGGGCCGCGGGCCCGGGACGGGTTACGAGCGGGAGAAGTTCGGCCGGGCCTGGAGCGATACCGCCGACGGCGTGCCGCTGGCCCGCAACGGCTGCGACACCCGGAACGACCTCCTCCGCCGCGACGGGCGGGAACTGCGGTTCCGGGACGGTTCGGACTGCGTCGTCGTCGCGATGACCCTCGCCGATCCGTACACCGGCAAGGACATCGTCTGGAAGAAGGCGAAGGCCGCCGAGGTGCAGATAGACCATGTGGTGCCGCTGGCGTACGGCTGGCGGATGGGCGCCGCGCGCTGGCCCGCGGACAAGCGGGAACGATTCGCCAATGACGCGCTCAATCTGCTGCCGGTCGACGGCCGGGCCAACCAGGCCAAACGGGATTCCGGCCCGGCGTCCTGGCTGCCGCCGAACAAGGGGGTGCGCTGTGCGTACGCGGTGCGGTTCGCGCAGGTGGCGAAGGAGTACGCGCTGCCGGTCACGGCCCCGGACCGGAACATGATGCTGAAGCAGTGCGGCTCTTGA
- a CDS encoding DUF4259 domain-containing protein: protein MGAWDIGPFDNDTAADFSGHLDDAEPEQREELIRRTLTEAANTSVSDYLDSYEGNRAVAAAALVAAQCPEGETVDPSYGPKKPVPVLSPDLRPLAVAALDRITAPDSESADLWEGEDAVEWRKQVAGMRAILVAEPAQ from the coding sequence ATGGGCGCCTGGGACATCGGACCCTTCGACAACGACACGGCGGCCGACTTCTCGGGCCACCTCGACGACGCGGAGCCGGAGCAGCGGGAGGAGCTGATCCGCCGCACCCTCACGGAGGCCGCGAACACGTCCGTATCGGACTACCTCGACAGCTACGAGGGCAACCGCGCGGTCGCCGCGGCGGCGCTGGTCGCGGCGCAGTGCCCGGAGGGCGAGACGGTCGACCCGAGCTACGGCCCGAAGAAGCCCGTCCCGGTCCTCTCCCCCGACCTGCGCCCCTTGGCGGTCGCGGCTCTGGACCGGATCACGGCCCCGGATTCGGAGTCCGCGGACCTGTGGGAGGGCGAGGACGCGGTGGAGTGGCGCAAGCAGGTGGCCGGGATGCGGGCGATCCTGGTGGCGGAGCCCGCGCAGTAG
- a CDS encoding DUF6879 family protein, with protein sequence MGGPLQQSSGENSLLTGEDFGRLFDTFEQTAFRLETLDEYDVEEEREEIARFMAGEDMGPEWADNPWVRSMTDKGKQVSRVHVLKSPLTDYLRYELSAYPGNITAGETIGIIDQSEQTVSGLPGHDFWLFDDRHVYRMHYTEAGAFIGGELLPVEVLPEYRGYRDRALAAAVPFATYWERHR encoded by the coding sequence ATGGGCGGGCCGTTACAGCAGAGTTCCGGAGAGAATTCTCTGCTCACAGGCGAGGATTTCGGACGCCTTTTCGATACCTTCGAGCAGACGGCGTTCCGTCTGGAGACCCTGGACGAGTACGACGTCGAAGAGGAACGCGAAGAGATCGCCCGGTTCATGGCCGGGGAAGACATGGGCCCGGAGTGGGCAGACAACCCTTGGGTACGGTCGATGACCGACAAGGGCAAACAAGTCTCCCGCGTTCATGTGCTGAAGTCTCCGCTCACCGACTACCTCCGGTACGAGCTGTCCGCCTACCCCGGGAACATCACCGCCGGGGAGACCATCGGCATCATCGACCAGTCGGAACAGACGGTCTCAGGACTGCCCGGGCACGATTTCTGGCTTTTCGACGACCGGCATGTCTACCGGATGCACTACACCGAAGCCGGAGCGTTCATCGGCGGTGAGCTGCTGCCGGTGGAGGTACTCCCGGAATACCGGGGATATCGCGACCGGGCTCTGGCCGCTGCCGTGCCGTTCGCCACCTACTGGGAGCGCCACCGCTGA
- a CDS encoding S1 family serine peptidase → MARTGGWFGRIASALVGVLLASGLLGGAGTASAEPEPPVVQVVGGTDAPAGAYPYQVSLQRLSGGQWYHSCGGSIIGPQWVLTAAHCLDSPASRMRIVVGSNTLAPLGTAYPVQETIRHEDYNGNAAGTPNDIGLLKVSTPIAFTSLVQPIALPDSPEVPAGSSATLTGWGRNGSGESPNMLQQATVTVLAMSECRLRWYGQNLSLVNHLCTFDREAGLSACSGDSGGPLARNGRVIGVVSWGVSSCNGRYPSVYTNTGAYRSWITTKTGI, encoded by the coding sequence ATGGCACGAACGGGCGGCTGGTTCGGACGGATAGCTTCGGCTCTGGTGGGCGTTTTGCTGGCCTCCGGTCTGCTGGGAGGAGCGGGTACGGCGTCGGCGGAACCGGAGCCGCCGGTTGTCCAGGTGGTCGGCGGGACGGATGCCCCGGCGGGGGCGTACCCGTACCAGGTCTCCTTGCAGCGCCTCAGCGGCGGCCAGTGGTACCACAGCTGCGGCGGGTCGATCATCGGACCCCAGTGGGTGCTGACCGCGGCCCACTGTCTGGATTCACCCGCCAGCAGAATGCGCATCGTGGTGGGGTCGAACACCCTGGCCCCGTTGGGCACCGCATATCCCGTGCAGGAAACCATCCGCCACGAGGATTACAACGGCAATGCCGCAGGCACGCCGAACGACATCGGGCTCCTGAAGGTGAGCACGCCGATTGCCTTCACCTCGCTGGTCCAGCCGATCGCGCTCCCGGACTCGCCGGAGGTTCCCGCCGGGAGCAGTGCCACGCTGACCGGCTGGGGACGCAATGGCAGTGGTGAATCACCGAACATGCTCCAGCAGGCCACGGTGACCGTCCTGGCCATGAGCGAATGCCGGCTGCGCTGGTACGGCCAGAACCTGAGCCTGGTGAACCACCTCTGCACCTTCGACAGGGAGGCCGGCCTGTCGGCGTGCTCGGGCGACAGCGGCGGCCCGCTGGCCCGGAACGGCCGGGTGATCGGCGTGGTGAGCTGGGGTGTGAGCAGCTGCAACGGAAGGTACCCGTCCGTCTACACCAACACCGGTGCCTACCGATCCTGGATCACCACCAAGACCGGCATCTGA
- a CDS encoding H/ACA ribonucleoprotein complex subunit GAR1/NAF1: MPAAHDLARTEESTAPWKPRIGDTVRDTALKRIGRVMDRFGSRYYLRPLNGGCEWDAHPDDLRPATASDVLAPAVAEANQRSSKGEPA; the protein is encoded by the coding sequence ATGCCCGCTGCCCATGACCTTGCGCGCACCGAAGAATCCACCGCCCCCTGGAAGCCGCGGATCGGAGACACCGTGAGGGATACGGCCCTGAAGCGGATCGGCCGGGTGATGGACCGGTTCGGGTCCCGCTACTACTTGCGCCCGCTGAACGGTGGATGCGAATGGGACGCGCACCCCGACGACCTGCGGCCGGCGACCGCCTCCGATGTCCTCGCCCCGGCCGTGGCCGAGGCCAACCAGCGCAGCAGCAAAGGAGAGCCCGCATGA
- a CDS encoding helix-turn-helix domain-containing protein produces the protein MNLKELNPESSPQAAFGARLRSAREARGWTQEELAERTDYSSQHVSAAETGRKPPTLRFSRGLDVAFGFEGTTESFERAWGELRNGVLLEGFPEFVGYESRAVEIRLYEIGIVPGLLQTPEYARVLVDAAVQRGSITPELAEERISFLTERQTALIRPRPPMVIVVMDESCIHRQVGGPAIMGAQLDRLVQFAEAPNSMVQIAPYAIGERRPFNYPLTVLTLQDRSVVAYAESQTQGHFDRHAPSVLPQLTAYHQLQAVSASQAESVAMINEVRKGIP, from the coding sequence ATGAATCTCAAGGAACTGAACCCCGAGAGCAGCCCGCAAGCGGCATTCGGCGCCCGATTGCGCAGCGCGCGAGAAGCACGCGGCTGGACGCAGGAGGAGCTTGCCGAGCGGACCGACTACTCCAGTCAGCATGTCTCCGCGGCCGAAACCGGCCGCAAACCGCCGACTCTGCGGTTTTCGAGAGGTCTTGATGTCGCCTTCGGATTCGAAGGGACAACCGAATCATTCGAACGCGCTTGGGGCGAACTCCGGAACGGTGTGCTTCTGGAGGGGTTTCCGGAGTTCGTCGGCTACGAGTCGCGTGCCGTGGAAATCCGGCTCTACGAGATCGGGATCGTCCCGGGTCTGCTGCAGACGCCGGAGTACGCCCGCGTACTGGTCGACGCCGCTGTGCAGCGGGGCAGCATCACGCCGGAGTTGGCCGAGGAACGGATCTCGTTCCTCACGGAACGGCAGACGGCACTGATCCGCCCCCGGCCACCGATGGTGATCGTGGTGATGGACGAGAGCTGCATCCATCGGCAAGTGGGCGGCCCTGCGATCATGGGCGCACAGCTGGACCGGCTGGTCCAGTTCGCCGAGGCCCCGAACAGCATGGTCCAGATCGCGCCCTACGCCATCGGGGAGCGCCGCCCGTTCAACTATCCGCTGACCGTGCTCACGCTGCAGGACCGGTCCGTGGTCGCCTATGCGGAGTCCCAGACTCAGGGCCACTTCGACCGCCATGCGCCTTCCGTACTGCCGCAGTTGACGGCCTACCATCAACTACAGGCCGTCTCAGCCTCACAGGCGGAATCCGTGGCCATGATCAACGAGGTACGAAAGGGCATCCCGTGA
- a CDS encoding DUF397 domain-containing protein — protein MTSTTESPRWFTSSYSDNGGQCVEVAANLAITDGIVPVRDSKNPTGPALALPTSAFATFVEGIKSGDLDTV, from the coding sequence GTGACGTCCACGACCGAATCCCCCCGCTGGTTCACGTCCTCCTACAGCGACAACGGAGGCCAGTGCGTCGAGGTGGCCGCCAACCTCGCCATAACCGACGGCATCGTCCCCGTCCGCGACTCCAAAAACCCCACCGGCCCCGCGCTCGCGCTCCCGACAAGTGCCTTCGCCACCTTCGTGGAGGGCATCAAGAGCGGGGACCTGGACACCGTCTGA
- a CDS encoding DUF397 domain-containing protein, with protein MTEPQFFTSSYSDNGGNCVEVAANLAITDGIIPVRDSKNPTGPALALPASAFAAFVAGVKRGEFRVG; from the coding sequence ATGACCGAACCGCAGTTCTTCACGTCCTCGTACAGCGACAACGGCGGCAACTGCGTCGAGGTCGCCGCCAACCTCGCCATAACCGACGGCATCATCCCCGTCCGCGACTCCAAAAACCCCACCGGCCCCGCCCTCGCCCTCCCCGCGAGCGCCTTCGCCGCCTTCGTCGCGGGTGTCAAGCGCGGGGAGTTCCGGGTCGGCTGA
- a CDS encoding Ig-like domain-containing protein, translating into MAATACALLLGAAAAPSTATPAAASMAAPAAVPVNYLRAVAGDSQHVAPGQPVAQALTARALDSDFRPVEGATITFTTPGDKLTFPGGATTATVVTDADGRATAPALTAGSVQGAFLVTAATEDQEARVSFEIIVD; encoded by the coding sequence GTGGCAGCCACCGCGTGCGCCCTGCTCCTCGGCGCGGCGGCCGCTCCGTCGACGGCCACCCCGGCCGCAGCCTCCATGGCGGCCCCGGCCGCCGTACCCGTCAACTACCTCCGGGCCGTCGCGGGCGACAGCCAGCACGTCGCCCCCGGCCAGCCGGTTGCCCAGGCCCTGACGGCCCGGGCGCTCGACTCGGACTTCCGTCCGGTGGAGGGGGCGACGATCACCTTCACCACCCCCGGTGACAAGCTCACCTTCCCCGGCGGCGCGACCACGGCCACCGTGGTCACCGACGCCGACGGCCGGGCCACCGCCCCCGCCCTCACGGCGGGCAGCGTCCAGGGCGCGTTCCTGGTGACTGCCGCCACCGAGGACCAGGAGGCCCGGGTGTCCTTCGAGATCATCGTGGACTGA